GATCACCTAAATTTTGCATCGGTGACAGTCGACTAGTGTGGTGTATCCAATGTTAGTGGATGTCATTTTTGAAGATATAGGTAGCTTTGTGTGACTGAGATTTCCTTCCTTGAGCACCTTTTTGGATCGTCGGATAAGAGGACGATGGAAGATCTGCTTTGTCACTTGTTTTCTATTATCACTCAAGGGCCTATGAGATAACTGTTAAtgtatctggatacttcaaaaacaTTGTTTGTCATTAAAAGCTGACACGAGTAGCTTGCGCTGTTTTGTTTAGCTAAATAATGTAATTTAGCTCCGTATTTGTTGTGTTGAATCTACATATTACGTGActatttttcttcttattatttacAGGGATGAGGAACTTTTGTCGCAAGGGCTTGCACTAAATGATGATTTGCAGCGTGTTCTAGCAAAACATGACGCAATTGCTGCAGGCATTGCTGTTCGAGTGGAGAAAAGGCCAAAGTCTCTGCAGGCGCTAGTTGATACTGAGGATTCTGCGAACCAAGACTCTAAGAAAGAGCAAGCACTAGTAGATATTGATGACCCTACAAGCCAAGATTCTAAAACAGAGCAAAATCAAAGGTTTTAGGCTTCTTCTATCACATTTGTATATGCTTACTTCTATATAGTGTTAAGGATTGATTTCAATACGTACTTCAAAGAGTCTTTGTTGACATTCATATATATTGAGTTGCACTTTATATATAACTCCTCTAATTAACCTCTGTTTGTGTGTGGTCTGCCCTTGTACCAGCACCAGTGAGCCGTCTCCTTTTGAGCAACTAGCGCTTCCAGCACCTCCAGTATCGAATGGCTCAGCAAACGCTGCATCAAAACCTGATTCTGGCATTGATCTTCTTAGCTGGGATGATACCCCATCCACTGCAGAGAATTCGCTGGCTCTTGTACCGGTCACTGATCCATTGGCTGACTCCACTTCAAATCAAAATGCACTGGCGATTGTAGACATATATTCTCAAAACAATACTGCTAATAGCAATGCCAAATCACTTGACCCCTTTGGTTTCGATTCAAGTCCCACTCCTCTTGGATCACAGCCATACAACACTGCAACCCAGCATCCTGTACAATCACAACAGCCTCCTCAGCAGGCGGCGCTCTATTCTAATGGAAGTGCTGTAAACCCTGGAACATCTTACGACCCGGCGTCACAGTATAATCACACGAATTCCGGGTGGAATGGTCAAGTTGCCAACCATGCAGCACCCCCGCCACAGCAAGTAAATTATGGTATGCAATGCAAATTAGATCGTTACTTTTCTGCATGTCTCTTTTATATCTGTCGGAAGTACTTCATTATCAGTTCAATTGGTTTCGCTTGCATGACTTCTGCATATCTCAACACACTACATTCCTGCAGATCCGTTTGAAGAATATGTGATAGTCTTGTGTGAATTTTGTAGATGATCAAAGTGGAGCCCTTCCGCCTCCACCTTGGGAGGCTCCGGCAGCGCCAAGCAATGAAATGCCAAATGGCCAATTGGGTGCTATGCAACCTCTCCCAACTCCAGCAAGCCAATTCGGTGGTGTGCAGCCACTACAACCGCAGAACAATCACATGGCAGGTCTACAACCGCAGCCAATGTATAACAACCAACCAGGAGCTATGGTACCTCACGCAATGCAGTCCAACCAAACTGTTGGAGGGCAGATGCAGCCAGGTTATGGAAACCAGTATGGACATTTGGCACCACAACCCATGCCAATGCCAGGCATGCAGTTCGCTGGTATGCAACCATCTCCGATGCCAGGAGCACAGCCAGGCATGATGTATGCGCAACCAATGCCGGGGGCGCAGTTTGGAGGAATGCCGCAACAGCA
The Triticum dicoccoides isolate Atlit2015 ecotype Zavitan chromosome 3A, WEW_v2.0, whole genome shotgun sequence genome window above contains:
- the LOC119267676 gene encoding TOM1-like protein 9; the encoded protein is MAGSMVDRATSDMLIGPDWAKNMEICDICNRDPGQSKDVVKALRKRIAHKNPKVQLLALTLLETAIKNCGDIFHMHVAERDLLHEMVKLVKKKSDQRVKDKILVLIDTWQEALGGPRSRYPQFYAAYHELVRAGAQFPKRSERPAPLFNGQSEAAKSMRSPDQRDEAESSAGNDFPALSMSEIQNARGIMDVLAEMLNALDPGNREGLRQEVIVELVDQCRTYKQRVVQLVNTASDEELLSQGLALNDDLQRVLAKHDAIAAGIAVRVEKRPKSLQALVDTEDSANQDSKKEQALVDIDDPTSQDSKTEQNQSTSEPSPFEQLALPAPPVSNGSANAASKPDSGIDLLSWDDTPSTAENSLALVPVTDPLADSTSNQNALAIVDIYSQNNTANSNAKSLDPFGFDSSPTPLGSQPYNTATQHPVQSQQPPQQAALYSNGSAVNPGTSYDPASQYNHTNSGWNGQVANHAAPPPQQVNYDDQSGALPPPPWEAPAAPSNEMPNGQLGAMQPLPTPASQFGGVQPLQPQNNHMAGLQPQPMYNNQPGAMVPHAMQSNQTVGGQMQPGYGNQYGHLAPQPMPMPGMQFAGMQPSPMPGAQPGMMYAQPMPGAQFGGMPQQQMYGGGGRMATQYGYVQQQAAQYYNQGRPAMYGYPGTNGLSQSMYGLSMQDSSYMGGMNSAYQAAPSSSSMAQPMRPSKPEDKLFGDLLSIAKTKQNRAS